From a region of the Bombus terrestris chromosome 8, iyBomTerr1.2, whole genome shotgun sequence genome:
- the LOC100643654 gene encoding myogenesis-regulating glycosidase isoform X2, translated as MPFYVSVRVVHECRSKQQVSLSIVVHRDLTFREFKRGTASKFTRSESDDSSSVTFSNSGSTPNGSPLGSETEEEANDEELAKVPLQAPPRRKGRTMSPMINKKLGNDPMELSGGQSANSTITSVNSISSLLKEKLQLSIPQALRSSKKRQNADYRLRAFVGILFLCVVFLVGFAHIYYTQHVLQRAYFDKFSFNKNKRVMHVYSSTGTEVIAARLGEGIPAETGVFPCLSHHQKQDSVCLEWLQQARLYLAHTRHTDMHCYHVTWQSLNPHYNPKDCFDWSQKRGHWYGGGQVQNMPYPLERGRLDLSPFITGDITKHPFGNVLKRYFLNSKGATVLVDPETPLYVSINANKSNNFCMQAKYDAFAYINHLTPLPQLNYTICATDNMKNLHSSMAEKSLWDGLKPDELNAVHSLLSEPVWQISPTSEAAVYNYTDNVIALGFLKQGHVLLSEEWQPSPGDFVLDEERFPSMEETINIIHRRGFRIVFSIQPFISTESINFRDAVTNRLLISERGSDPRIPALARYKQSNSVGVLDITNNKTLPWLQSKLERLIMKYHVDSFYLDLGTAQDMPHYYKCEQPLTNPDHYKTIFTKSILGSVPVMGVSGAISRPRPPVFVSLPPFSSSWKAIKTVIPTVLTYGMIGYPFIMPGAVGGDVALPMSDNNPDNDFEVNLPDKELYIRWLQLSTFLPVIRFTHLPSKYSDESVLEIAKTLTTLRQKTVTPLLKKYAKEILDTGLPIIRPLWMLDPADPACHVVVDEFSVGEELIVAPVLYSGSRQREVYLPAGVWKDGIDGSLRKGSRWIHNYRVAEDKVAYFVKMPDNTRF; from the exons ATGCCGTTCTACGTTTCCGTGAGAGTAGTTCACGAGTGTCGTTCGAAGCAGCAGGTCTCACTTTCCATCGTTGTTCATCGTGACTTGACATTTCGAGAGTTTAAACGA GGAACCGCCTCGAAGTTCACGAGATCGGAGAGCGACGACAGCAGCAGCGTGACGTTCAGCAACAGCGGTTCGACGCCCAATGGAAGTCCGCTCGGTTCTGAGACCGAGGAAGAAGCAAATGACGAAGAGTTGGCCAA AGTACCGTTGCAAGCTCCACCTCGAAGGAAAGGCAGAACCATGTCTccaatgataaataaaaaattaggaaACGATCCGATGGAACTATCTGGAGGGCAGAGCGCCAACTCCACGATAACGAGCGTTAACAGCATTAGCAGTTTGCTTAAGGAAAAACTTCAGTTGTCGATTCCTCAAGCTCTACGCAGTAGCAAGAAGAGGCAGAACGCCGATTATCG ACTTCGAGCTTTCGTCGGTATATTGTTTCTCTGTGTCGTCTTCCTGGTAGGATTTGCGCATATTTATTACACGCAGCATGTCCTTCAACGGGCCTATTTCGACAAATTTAG CTTCAATAAGAACAAACGAGTGATGCACGTATACAGCAGCACCGGAACGGAAGTGATCGCAGCGAGACTCGGCGAGGGTATACCAGCAGAGACCGGAGTATTTCCTTGTCTATCTCATCACCAGAAGCAAGACTCTGTTTGCCTGGAGTGGCTTCAACAAGCACGTCTATATCTCGCTCACACAAGACACACGGACATGCACTGTTACCACGTTACTTGGCAAAGTTTAAACCCTCACTACAACCCCAAAGATTGCTTCGATTGGTCGCAAAAAAGAGGCCATTGGTACGGTGGTGGCCAAGTACAGAATATGCCTTATCCTCTCGAACGTGGACGACTTGATTTAAGTCCTTTTATTACCGGTGACATTACCAAACATCCTTTTGGAAATGTACTCAAGAGATATTTCTTAAACTCGAAAGGCGCTACCGTACTGGTTGATCCAGAAACTCCACTTTACGTGTCGATTAACGCAAACAAAAGCAACAACTTCTGTATGCAAGCGAAGTATGATGCTTTCGCGTATATTAATCATCTGACACCTTTGCCTCAGTTAAATTACACAATCTGTGCTACCGATAATATGAAGAATTTGCATTCTTCCATGGCTGAGAAGTCTTTGTGGGACGGTTTAAAACCGGATGAGTTGAACGCGGTTCACTCGTTGTTGTCTGAACCAGTCTGGCAAATTTCACCTACCAGTGAAGCAGCGGTTTACAATTACACGGACAACGTAATAGCTTTGGGCTTCTTGAAACAGGGACACGTTTTGCTGAGCGAGGAGTGGCAGCCTAGTCCAGGTGACTTCGTGTTGGATGAGGAACGATTCCCGTCGATGGAAGAAACGATTAATATTATTCACCGTCGAGGATTTAGAATCGTGTTCAGTATACAGCCGTTTATATCTACGGAGTCTATCAATTTTAGAGACGCGGTGACCAACCGATTATTGATCTCTGAAAGAGGAAGCGATCCGAGAATACCCGCTTTGGCTAG GTACAAGCAGAGTAACAGCGTGGGTGTTCTAGATATCACGAACAATAAAACTCTACCTTGGCTGCAGTCCAAGCTCGAAAGATTGATCATGAAGTACCACGTGGACTCGTTCTACCTTGACTTGGGCACAGCGCAAGACATGCCTCACTATTACAAATGCGAGCAGCCACTGACAAATCCGGATCATTACAAAACGATATTCACAAAATCGATATTGGGATCCGTGCCAGTGATGGGTGTGTCAGGCGCGATCTCTAGGCCACGACCGCCAGTATTCGTTTCCCTTCCGCCATTCTCTTCCTCGTGGAAGGCCATCAAGACTGTCATACCAACAGTTTTGACCTATGGAATGATTGGTTATCCATTCATTATGCCGGGTGCTGTTGGAGGAGACGTGGCCCTGCCCATGTCTGACAACAATCCTGATAATGACTTTGAAGTGAATTTACCGGACAAAGAATTGTACATCAGATGGTTACAGCTGTCTACGTTCTTACCAGTGATACGCTTCACTCATTTACCAAGCAAATACTCGGACGAATCTGTGTTAGAAATAGCCAAGACGTTGACGACCTTAAGACAAAAGACAGTGACACCGTTGTTAAAGAAATATGCTAAGGAAATACTTGATACTGGTCTACCGATAATTCGACCCTTGTGGATGTTAGATCCTGCGGATCCGGCCTGTCACGTTGTCGTTGATGAATTTTCTGTGGGAGAGGAACTTATAGTAGCGCCCGTACTTTATTCCGGTAGCAGACAGAGAGAAGTTTATCTGCCTGCAGGAGTGTGGAAGGATGGAATCGATGGTAGCCTTAGGAAAGGATCTAGATGGATCCACAATTACAGAGTCGCTGAGGATAAGGTTGCTTACTTTGTGAAAATGCCGGATAATACgagattttaa
- the LOC100644138 gene encoding nucleoside diphosphate kinase homolog 5 isoform X3 gives MCDCPADKEDGNIKVPETVTLFKKCAKSYRPTKDITEPPSCDTISDKDIWSTVDSSQSDHRCTIYGSPKGSQSSSNSFSTDSKVYKFVDSGECECLGEAEEEPWHPPIFSYEPCVEEEEVEERPDIECTLAIIKPEAIIYRKQIEQRIFEEGFEIYQTRWLQLTPEQVSEFYSDKYGQLNFAHLVAYMASEPIIVHVLGKKCAVHEWRLLMGPTKVTEARLYYPDSIRARYGRRGEDFKNAVHGSNTRQEAEKEIHFFFPDFIVEPLLKNQIAVDYLWEVLNPVLVEALSTCCKLKPADPVLWLANWLIMNNPNKPKLPQDLAMIAS, from the exons ATGTGCGATTGCCCTGCGGATAAAGAGGATGGTAACATAAAGGTGCCGGAGACAGTGACGCTTTTcaaaaaatgtgcaaaatcGTATCGTCCAACGAAAGACATAACCGAACCACCGAGCTGTGATACAATTTCGGATAAAGATATCTGGAGTACTGTGGATTCTTCGCAATCGGATCATAGATGTACGATATACGGATCTCCAAAAGGATCACAGTCGAGCTCAAATAGTTTTAGCACTGATTCCAAAGTG TACAAGTTCGTCGATTCTGGGGAATGCGAGTGTCTCGGTGAAGCCGAAGAAGAACCATGGCATCCACCGATATTCAGTTATGAGCCCTGCGTCGAGGAAGAGGAAGTCGAAGAAAGGCCAGACATCGAGTGCACGTTGGCAATTATAAAACCAGAAGCAATAATCTATAGAAAACAAATCGAGCAACGAATATTCGAGGAAGGCTTCGAGATTTATCAAACACGATGGCTGCAGCTCACGCCAGAACAGGTGTCCGAGTTTTACTCGGATAAATATGGACAGCTAAATTTCGCACATCTTGTTGCCTATATGGCATCAGAGCCTATAATCGTTCACGTTTTGGGGAAAAAATGCGCTGTTCATGAGTGGCGATTGCTCATGGGTCCGACGAAA GTCACGGAAGCTCGTTTGTATTATCCTGATAGTATAAGAGCGAGATATGGTAGAAGAGGCGAGGATTTTAAAAATGCTGTTCACGGAAGTAACACTCGACAAGAGGCTGAGAAAGAAATTCATTTCTTCTTTCCTGATT TCATAGTCGAGCCTCTGCTGAAGAATCAAATAGCAGTGGATTACTTATGGGAAGTACTTAACCCCGTACTCGTAGAAGCACTATCAACA TGTTGCAAATTAAAACCTGCAGATCCTGTCCTGTGGCTTGCCAATTGGTTGATTATGAACAATCCGAACAAACCGAAATTGCCGCAAGATCTTGCCATGATTGCATCGTGA
- the LOC100644138 gene encoding nucleoside diphosphate kinase homolog 5 isoform X1, which translates to MCDCPADKEDGNIKVPETVTLFKKCAKSYRPTKDITEPPSCDTISDKDIWSTVDSSQSDHRCTIYGSPKGSQSSSNSFSTDSKVYKFVDSGECECLGEAEEEPWHPPIFSYEPCVEEEEVEERPDIECTLAIIKPEAIIYRKQIEQRIFEEGFEIYQTRWLQLTPEQVSEFYSDKYGQLNFAHLVAYMASEPIIVHVLGKKCAVHEWRLLMGPTKVTEARLYYPDSIRARYGRRGEDFKNAVHGSNTRQEAEKEIHFFFPDCIDSVVTCPFFFFFFFNHRSFRLFVSVIVEPLLKNQIAVDYLWEVLNPVLVEALSTVRETTSRIPFVKPQRLHQKLIICENSFTQCCKLKPADPVLWLANWLIMNNPNKPKLPQDLAMIAS; encoded by the exons ATGTGCGATTGCCCTGCGGATAAAGAGGATGGTAACATAAAGGTGCCGGAGACAGTGACGCTTTTcaaaaaatgtgcaaaatcGTATCGTCCAACGAAAGACATAACCGAACCACCGAGCTGTGATACAATTTCGGATAAAGATATCTGGAGTACTGTGGATTCTTCGCAATCGGATCATAGATGTACGATATACGGATCTCCAAAAGGATCACAGTCGAGCTCAAATAGTTTTAGCACTGATTCCAAAGTG TACAAGTTCGTCGATTCTGGGGAATGCGAGTGTCTCGGTGAAGCCGAAGAAGAACCATGGCATCCACCGATATTCAGTTATGAGCCCTGCGTCGAGGAAGAGGAAGTCGAAGAAAGGCCAGACATCGAGTGCACGTTGGCAATTATAAAACCAGAAGCAATAATCTATAGAAAACAAATCGAGCAACGAATATTCGAGGAAGGCTTCGAGATTTATCAAACACGATGGCTGCAGCTCACGCCAGAACAGGTGTCCGAGTTTTACTCGGATAAATATGGACAGCTAAATTTCGCACATCTTGTTGCCTATATGGCATCAGAGCCTATAATCGTTCACGTTTTGGGGAAAAAATGCGCTGTTCATGAGTGGCGATTGCTCATGGGTCCGACGAAA GTCACGGAAGCTCGTTTGTATTATCCTGATAGTATAAGAGCGAGATATGGTAGAAGAGGCGAGGATTTTAAAAATGCTGTTCACGGAAGTAACACTCGACAAGAGGCTGAGAAAGAAATTCATTTCTTCTTTCCTGATTGTATAGATTCTGTAGTTACgtgtccttttttctttttttttttttttaatcatcgatcatttcgtTTGTTTGTTTCAGTCATAGTCGAGCCTCTGCTGAAGAATCAAATAGCAGTGGATTACTTATGGGAAGTACTTAACCCCGTACTCGTAGAAGCACTATCAACAGTAAGAGAAACAACTTCTAGGATACCTTTTGTCAAACCTCAACGATTACACCAGAAATTGATAATTTGTGAAAATTCTTTTACACAGTGTTGCAAATTAAAACCTGCAGATCCTGTCCTGTGGCTTGCCAATTGGTTGATTATGAACAATCCGAACAAACCGAAATTGCCGCAAGATCTTGCCATGATTGCATCGTGA
- the LOC100644138 gene encoding nucleoside diphosphate kinase homolog 5 isoform X2 yields MCDCPADKEDGNIKVPETVTLFKKCAKSYRPTKDITEPPSCDTISDKDIWSTVDSSQSDHRCTIYGSPKGSQSSSNSFSTDSKVYKFVDSGECECLGEAEEEPWHPPIFSYEPCVEEEEVEERPDIECTLAIIKPEAIIYRKQIEQRIFEEGFEIYQTRWLQLTPEQVSEFYSDKYGQLNFAHLVAYMASEPIIVHVLGKKCAVHEWRLLMGPTKVTEARLYYPDSIRARYGRRGEDFKNAVHGSNTRQEAEKEIHFFFPDCIDSVVTCPFFFFFFFNHRSFRLFVSVIVEPLLKNQIAVDYLWEVLNPVLVEALSTCCKLKPADPVLWLANWLIMNNPNKPKLPQDLAMIAS; encoded by the exons ATGTGCGATTGCCCTGCGGATAAAGAGGATGGTAACATAAAGGTGCCGGAGACAGTGACGCTTTTcaaaaaatgtgcaaaatcGTATCGTCCAACGAAAGACATAACCGAACCACCGAGCTGTGATACAATTTCGGATAAAGATATCTGGAGTACTGTGGATTCTTCGCAATCGGATCATAGATGTACGATATACGGATCTCCAAAAGGATCACAGTCGAGCTCAAATAGTTTTAGCACTGATTCCAAAGTG TACAAGTTCGTCGATTCTGGGGAATGCGAGTGTCTCGGTGAAGCCGAAGAAGAACCATGGCATCCACCGATATTCAGTTATGAGCCCTGCGTCGAGGAAGAGGAAGTCGAAGAAAGGCCAGACATCGAGTGCACGTTGGCAATTATAAAACCAGAAGCAATAATCTATAGAAAACAAATCGAGCAACGAATATTCGAGGAAGGCTTCGAGATTTATCAAACACGATGGCTGCAGCTCACGCCAGAACAGGTGTCCGAGTTTTACTCGGATAAATATGGACAGCTAAATTTCGCACATCTTGTTGCCTATATGGCATCAGAGCCTATAATCGTTCACGTTTTGGGGAAAAAATGCGCTGTTCATGAGTGGCGATTGCTCATGGGTCCGACGAAA GTCACGGAAGCTCGTTTGTATTATCCTGATAGTATAAGAGCGAGATATGGTAGAAGAGGCGAGGATTTTAAAAATGCTGTTCACGGAAGTAACACTCGACAAGAGGCTGAGAAAGAAATTCATTTCTTCTTTCCTGATTGTATAGATTCTGTAGTTACgtgtccttttttctttttttttttttttaatcatcgatcatttcgtTTGTTTGTTTCAGTCATAGTCGAGCCTCTGCTGAAGAATCAAATAGCAGTGGATTACTTATGGGAAGTACTTAACCCCGTACTCGTAGAAGCACTATCAACA TGTTGCAAATTAAAACCTGCAGATCCTGTCCTGTGGCTTGCCAATTGGTTGATTATGAACAATCCGAACAAACCGAAATTGCCGCAAGATCTTGCCATGATTGCATCGTGA
- the LOC100643654 gene encoding uncharacterized protein LOC100643654 isoform X1 — protein sequence MERLKKKRKKADNQKKVLLSIVDPWDVSVASVDPVGLAERPGVSLSFLLPQQSGSKPEESLSPGRIVRIPSPWYKPAHSSVVEHLPAGGAVETSSGEPTWVDPWHSSRSPSGGKYYPAKTPEKPARKKVSNEGKSSRRNGNLRDDLEIPDDNRLIGTTPEITCNDFDGEQSGGTVARVRFVNEERPRSSTWGSRLDEINRVHKVNNLYSSNTIHLPTVSHTGNCDSTREQGERLRGRPKDSTVNVDGNVEKEQCTLTKENETLGHGIFEDEQLVNVVQNLVISRYSPILSGTQRRTINKRAPCQRHEPQKENITVDTSKVAGHNTSTDKITETIKVPNDKSTETIDPTILANRIRKTSISMPSNLDEMEDLRIDRQKGTASKFTRSESDDSSSVTFSNSGSTPNGSPLGSETEEEANDEELAKVPLQAPPRRKGRTMSPMINKKLGNDPMELSGGQSANSTITSVNSISSLLKEKLQLSIPQALRSSKKRQNADYRLRAFVGILFLCVVFLVGFAHIYYTQHVLQRAYFDKFSFNKNKRVMHVYSSTGTEVIAARLGEGIPAETGVFPCLSHHQKQDSVCLEWLQQARLYLAHTRHTDMHCYHVTWQSLNPHYNPKDCFDWSQKRGHWYGGGQVQNMPYPLERGRLDLSPFITGDITKHPFGNVLKRYFLNSKGATVLVDPETPLYVSINANKSNNFCMQAKYDAFAYINHLTPLPQLNYTICATDNMKNLHSSMAEKSLWDGLKPDELNAVHSLLSEPVWQISPTSEAAVYNYTDNVIALGFLKQGHVLLSEEWQPSPGDFVLDEERFPSMEETINIIHRRGFRIVFSIQPFISTESINFRDAVTNRLLISERGSDPRIPALARYKQSNSVGVLDITNNKTLPWLQSKLERLIMKYHVDSFYLDLGTAQDMPHYYKCEQPLTNPDHYKTIFTKSILGSVPVMGVSGAISRPRPPVFVSLPPFSSSWKAIKTVIPTVLTYGMIGYPFIMPGAVGGDVALPMSDNNPDNDFEVNLPDKELYIRWLQLSTFLPVIRFTHLPSKYSDESVLEIAKTLTTLRQKTVTPLLKKYAKEILDTGLPIIRPLWMLDPADPACHVVVDEFSVGEELIVAPVLYSGSRQREVYLPAGVWKDGIDGSLRKGSRWIHNYRVAEDKVAYFVKMPDNTRF from the exons AAAGTATTGCTCTCCATCGTCGATCCCTGGGACGTCAGTGTAGCCAGTGTCGATCCAGTCGGCTTGGCAGAACGACCAGGCGTTTCCCTGTCATTCTTATTGCCACAACAGAGCGGAAGTAAGCCAGAGGAATCTTTATCCCCTGGTAGAATAGTCAGGATCCCGTCACCTTGGTACAAGCCAGCACATAGCAGCGTGGTGGAACATCTTCCCGCTGGCGGAGCTGTTGAAACCAGCTCCGGGGAACCCACCTGGGTGGATCCTTGGCACTCTTCCAG GTCACCAAGTGGAGGAAAATACTATCCAGCGAAAACACCGGAAAAACCAGCGAGAAAGAAGGTGTCGAACGAAGGGAAGAGTTCGAGAAGAAACGGTAACCTCCGGGACGATCTGGAAATTCCAGACGACAATAGATTAATTGGCACGACACCGGAAATCACGTGCAATGATTTCGATGGCGAGCAGAGCGGCGGAACAGTAGCAAGAGTGCGTTTCGTGAACGAAGAACGCCCTAG GAGTTCCACTTGGGGATCACGATTGGACGAAATAAATCGTGTCCATAAAGTGAATAATTTGTACTCGTCGAATACGATTCATTTACCGACTGTGAGTCACACTGGGAATTGTGATTCTACGCGTGAACAAGGAGAGCGTTTACGAGGTAGACCGAAGGATTCTACGGTGAATGTTGATGGAAATGTCGAAAAGGAACAGTGCACGTTAACCAAAGAAAACGAAACGCTCGGCCACGGAATTTTTGAGGACGAACAGCTTGTGAATGTTGTGCAAAATTTAGTAATTTCGAG GTACAGTCCCATTTTAAGCGGAACGCAAAGAAGGACAATAAACAAAAGAGCGCCATGTCAACGTCACGAACCTCAGAAGGAGAATATCACAGTAG ATACATCGAAGGTGGCGGGACATAACACATCCACAGACAAAATTACGGAAACTATAAAAGTTCCGAATGACAAGAGTACTGAAACAATCGATCCCACGATACTAGCTAATCGAATTCGTAAAACGAGTATTTCGATGCCGAGTAATCTGGATGAAATGGAGGATCTACGAATCGATAGACAAAAG GGAACCGCCTCGAAGTTCACGAGATCGGAGAGCGACGACAGCAGCAGCGTGACGTTCAGCAACAGCGGTTCGACGCCCAATGGAAGTCCGCTCGGTTCTGAGACCGAGGAAGAAGCAAATGACGAAGAGTTGGCCAA AGTACCGTTGCAAGCTCCACCTCGAAGGAAAGGCAGAACCATGTCTccaatgataaataaaaaattaggaaACGATCCGATGGAACTATCTGGAGGGCAGAGCGCCAACTCCACGATAACGAGCGTTAACAGCATTAGCAGTTTGCTTAAGGAAAAACTTCAGTTGTCGATTCCTCAAGCTCTACGCAGTAGCAAGAAGAGGCAGAACGCCGATTATCG ACTTCGAGCTTTCGTCGGTATATTGTTTCTCTGTGTCGTCTTCCTGGTAGGATTTGCGCATATTTATTACACGCAGCATGTCCTTCAACGGGCCTATTTCGACAAATTTAG CTTCAATAAGAACAAACGAGTGATGCACGTATACAGCAGCACCGGAACGGAAGTGATCGCAGCGAGACTCGGCGAGGGTATACCAGCAGAGACCGGAGTATTTCCTTGTCTATCTCATCACCAGAAGCAAGACTCTGTTTGCCTGGAGTGGCTTCAACAAGCACGTCTATATCTCGCTCACACAAGACACACGGACATGCACTGTTACCACGTTACTTGGCAAAGTTTAAACCCTCACTACAACCCCAAAGATTGCTTCGATTGGTCGCAAAAAAGAGGCCATTGGTACGGTGGTGGCCAAGTACAGAATATGCCTTATCCTCTCGAACGTGGACGACTTGATTTAAGTCCTTTTATTACCGGTGACATTACCAAACATCCTTTTGGAAATGTACTCAAGAGATATTTCTTAAACTCGAAAGGCGCTACCGTACTGGTTGATCCAGAAACTCCACTTTACGTGTCGATTAACGCAAACAAAAGCAACAACTTCTGTATGCAAGCGAAGTATGATGCTTTCGCGTATATTAATCATCTGACACCTTTGCCTCAGTTAAATTACACAATCTGTGCTACCGATAATATGAAGAATTTGCATTCTTCCATGGCTGAGAAGTCTTTGTGGGACGGTTTAAAACCGGATGAGTTGAACGCGGTTCACTCGTTGTTGTCTGAACCAGTCTGGCAAATTTCACCTACCAGTGAAGCAGCGGTTTACAATTACACGGACAACGTAATAGCTTTGGGCTTCTTGAAACAGGGACACGTTTTGCTGAGCGAGGAGTGGCAGCCTAGTCCAGGTGACTTCGTGTTGGATGAGGAACGATTCCCGTCGATGGAAGAAACGATTAATATTATTCACCGTCGAGGATTTAGAATCGTGTTCAGTATACAGCCGTTTATATCTACGGAGTCTATCAATTTTAGAGACGCGGTGACCAACCGATTATTGATCTCTGAAAGAGGAAGCGATCCGAGAATACCCGCTTTGGCTAG GTACAAGCAGAGTAACAGCGTGGGTGTTCTAGATATCACGAACAATAAAACTCTACCTTGGCTGCAGTCCAAGCTCGAAAGATTGATCATGAAGTACCACGTGGACTCGTTCTACCTTGACTTGGGCACAGCGCAAGACATGCCTCACTATTACAAATGCGAGCAGCCACTGACAAATCCGGATCATTACAAAACGATATTCACAAAATCGATATTGGGATCCGTGCCAGTGATGGGTGTGTCAGGCGCGATCTCTAGGCCACGACCGCCAGTATTCGTTTCCCTTCCGCCATTCTCTTCCTCGTGGAAGGCCATCAAGACTGTCATACCAACAGTTTTGACCTATGGAATGATTGGTTATCCATTCATTATGCCGGGTGCTGTTGGAGGAGACGTGGCCCTGCCCATGTCTGACAACAATCCTGATAATGACTTTGAAGTGAATTTACCGGACAAAGAATTGTACATCAGATGGTTACAGCTGTCTACGTTCTTACCAGTGATACGCTTCACTCATTTACCAAGCAAATACTCGGACGAATCTGTGTTAGAAATAGCCAAGACGTTGACGACCTTAAGACAAAAGACAGTGACACCGTTGTTAAAGAAATATGCTAAGGAAATACTTGATACTGGTCTACCGATAATTCGACCCTTGTGGATGTTAGATCCTGCGGATCCGGCCTGTCACGTTGTCGTTGATGAATTTTCTGTGGGAGAGGAACTTATAGTAGCGCCCGTACTTTATTCCGGTAGCAGACAGAGAGAAGTTTATCTGCCTGCAGGAGTGTGGAAGGATGGAATCGATGGTAGCCTTAGGAAAGGATCTAGATGGATCCACAATTACAGAGTCGCTGAGGATAAGGTTGCTTACTTTGTGAAAATGCCGGATAATACgagattttaa